DNA sequence from the Deinococcus multiflagellatus genome:
TCAGGCATGGGGGCGCTCTTCCTTCCCGTATTCGCCGGCAGCGGCGCCCCGGCCCAGATACGCTTCCATCACGCGGGGGTCGTTGCGCACCTGGTGGGGCAGCCCCTCGGCAATCTTGGTGCCGTAGTCCAGCACCGTGATGTGCTCGGACAGGGTCATCACCAGCCGCATGTCGTGTTCAATCAGGCACACCGTCACGCCCAGTTCGTCGCGGATGCGCCGGATCAGGGCCTTGAGGTCCTCGGTCTCGCGCGGGTTCATGCCGGCGGCCGGTTCGTCCAGCAGGATCAGCTTGGGCGTGGTGGCCAGCGCGCGGGCAATTTCAAGCTTGCGCTGGTCGCCATAGGGCAGGTTGGTGGCCAGCTCGTTGCGCCAGCGGCCCAGCCCCACGAAGTCCAGCATCACGCGCGCCGCGTCTCTGGCCTCCTGCTCGGAGGCGTGGAACTTCTTGGTGCGCAGCACCGCGTCCACAAAGCCGCTTTTCAGGCGCGAGTGGCGCCCCACCATGATGT
Encoded proteins:
- a CDS encoding ABC transporter ATP-binding protein, translating into MSGNILEVAGVTKVFGGLTAVNDVTMNVPERSIVSVIGPNGAGKTTFFNMVTGIYQPTRGSIQLAGRDLVGLRPDQVTEAGIARTFQNIRLFSTMTSEENIMVGRHSRLKSGFVDAVLRTKKFHASEQEARDAARVMLDFVGLGRWRNELATNLPYGDQRKLEIARALATTPKLILLDEPAAGMNPRETEDLKALIRRIRDELGVTVCLIEHDMRLVMTLSEHITVLDYGTKIAEGLPHQVRNDPRVMEAYLGRGAAAGEYGKEERPHA